A genomic window from Luteolibacter sp. LG18 includes:
- a CDS encoding tetratricopeptide repeat protein, whose amino-acid sequence MKWVIYLVLAVLVAGGWVMNSKPSPEMAAIQKKIDAATATNEEIEEVPKWQSQIDAKKDEKKFSGMLLAFLTAGLVGVVVVVEVLPIVAHRFTHSVYDSGEEVEADVMHDARSKVAQGDYHGAIEAFKIAAQNEPMNRLPWVEIAKIQRENLEDPAAAIQTIRTALEGQEWELNDAAYLLFRLAELYDEDNKDRMTAASILNQVMEQFPNTRHSANARHRLHEWGLI is encoded by the coding sequence ATGAAATGGGTGATCTATCTGGTTCTGGCGGTGCTCGTGGCGGGCGGTTGGGTGATGAACTCCAAGCCCAGCCCCGAGATGGCGGCCATCCAGAAGAAGATCGACGCGGCCACGGCCACCAACGAGGAGATCGAGGAGGTGCCGAAATGGCAGAGCCAGATCGATGCCAAGAAGGATGAGAAAAAGTTTTCCGGCATGCTGCTGGCGTTCCTCACCGCCGGCTTGGTCGGGGTGGTGGTCGTCGTCGAAGTCCTGCCGATCGTGGCTCACCGGTTCACGCATTCCGTCTACGACAGCGGCGAGGAAGTCGAAGCCGATGTGATGCACGACGCCCGCTCGAAGGTGGCGCAGGGCGACTATCATGGCGCGATCGAGGCCTTCAAGATCGCGGCCCAGAACGAGCCGATGAACCGCCTGCCATGGGTGGAAATCGCCAAGATCCAGCGCGAGAACCTCGAGGACCCGGCGGCGGCGATCCAGACGATCCGGACCGCGCTCGAAGGCCAGGAGTGGGAGCTCAACGACGCGGCCTACCTCCTGTTCCGCCTCGCCGAACTGTATGACGAGGACAACAAGGACCGCATGACCGCGGCCTCGATCCTCAATCAGGTGATGGAGCAGTTCCCGAACACCCGCCACTCGGCCAACGCCCGCCACCGTCTCCACGAGTGGGGCTTGATCTGA